In Magnetospirillum sp. 15-1, the sequence TCGATCGCGATAATCGCCAAATGATCGACACCAGGAAAATCCCCTTACCATACAGTCGGCTTTCAGCAATAACCGGACTCCTTCCGGTAGGGTTTGGAGAATTTTCATGCCATCGTCGAGAGCCCCTTTTTTCCCGTGGCCCCGTGTTGGTGAACGCGGACACAGGTCGAGTCGATCATGATGATGTCGCCATCGTAAGCCTTGGAGATTTCCTCCAGAAGCCGGTCCCAGACGCCCGCCTTGCGCCAGCGGACGAACCGGTTGTAGCAGGTGGTCGATGGGCCGTAGCGCTCGGGAACTTCCGCCCAAGGCGAGCCCGTGCGGAACCGCCACAGGATACCGTTCAGGACCCGACGGTCATCAACCCGAGGCACGCCGCGAGGCTTGTTCGGAAGCAAGGGCTCGATGATCGACCATTCGTGATCCGTCAACTCGTACCGCCGCCGTGCCATCAATGCCCTCCGTGCCAGAGGGAATCGTTGAATCACGACGCGCGACGAAGGGGAAGCCTGTTTATGAGTTTACGGCCTAACATGCCGTAAGGCCAACTTCTTATCTCCGAGGCCAGACAACAGGGGAATGTCATGCGGTCTGTCGCCGTAGGATTCGGCCAGCACCAGGGCGGCCTCTAAGCTGATCACCTTGCAAATGTTGCATGCCGCTGTTGGTTTGCCTGGGATGTAGTGTTTGGTTCCACCCCACGCCGCCGCCAATTTTATTGCATCTTCCGCATACCCGGCACGCGCCAGCGTTCCCAGCAAGCCGGGAAATAGGGCGATGTTAGGGATCTCCGTCATCGCCACCATCCCGCCTACAGGTAAGCCGACACCAGCAGATCGGCGGTATCTTGCCACTCGTTGGAAATCACCACGTCCTGGGGTGCGGCTTCGGTTCCCACGGTGATGACGCGGGTGCCGTTCTTGACCACGCGGCGAGCGGCGCCCTCCAACTCCTGCGGCACGACCAGGTGCGTCGGCGTGATGCCCAGTTTGGCGCCGCCGTCCTTGGTGAGCGAGGCCATGGCGGTGCGCGCCGCCTCGTAATTCTCGTGGGTCAGTTCGGCTTTGCTGCCGAAGGCGAGTTGCCACAGGCCAAAGCCCACGTTCGAGCGACCGTCACAGCCATAGACATATTCGTTGCGCCAGAACACGCCCTCGTCATTCGGCTTGTCCAGGCTGACGAACCGATAGGGGCGGCGCTTCTGATAGACCAGCGGACGGATTTGGCGGCTGGCGTCGATCAGGAACCAGGCCGGACCGGCGCCCGCCTGCATGTTGCTGATCGTCAACACCGCGCCGTCCTCACCTTCAACGGGGTGGTCCGTGTCGAAGAAATTCTGACCGTCGTAGCAGAGATTGGCGAAGCCGTCCTTGAGCAGGGCGTAGGCCATGCGGTCGGGGTGAATGGCGGCTTCGCGCCCCATCTCCAGCATCAGCGGAGAAAATAGACCGTATTGGTCATCCTCCATCTGGTTGCCGGAGACCTTGACGGTCATTTCGAAATTCTTGTTCTTGATCGTGTACATCCAGGCGGAAAGGTTCTGGATGATGCGATCACCAACCCATTCCCGGATCATCGGGAAGTTGCCCAGCCAAGCGTAGTTTTCTTCGCTCGCAGTGCTGGGAACTTCCATGGCGATGGTGGAAATGGTGGACTTAGCCCCTTCAAACCCCTTGTTGAAGTTGGTTTTGAAGCCGGTGAAGATGTGGTCGAGCGAGGCGCCAGAGCGGGAAACGAGCATGATGGCTTAGCCTTTCAGGTTCTTGCGGTAGTCTTCAGGCGACACGCCCATTTGGCTGCATACGGCGAGCTGACCAGCGGAAAGGCCGCAGCTTGCATCATCGGTCGGAGGCATGGCCGGGCGTCCTTCGAAGTCGGACTTGAACAGATTGGCGAAGATCGGCGGCATGGTCTTCACGAAGGTATCGAAGGAATCCGGCGCCTGACTGGCGAGGGCGGTGGCCCAATCCCGCATGGCCGGGGAAATCTGACCGGCGCCCATGGCGTCCGACACCGCCTTGTCCACCTGGGCCTGTGAAAGCTGCTGGCGGTAGGTCTCCGCTTGGCTGGCGACGGCCTGAAGGGCTTCCAGCGTAGCCGCCATCTCGGGCGTCTGGGAGGCGGTGGCGACGGCGGGCGGGTTCTTGGCCTTCTGCATGAGGGCATCCAGCAGACCGGCGGCGTCGGTTTCGGCGGGCAAGCCGAGTTGCGTCACGAACGCCTTGGTGAGCTTGGCGAGGTCGCCACAGCATTTGAGGAAAGTCGCGTCATCGGCGGCGGCCATGCCCATGAGGGCCTTGGCGCTGGTCAGGGTATAGCCGGGCATGGTTGCTCCTTGGCTGGCGAGGGCGGTGATTTCGGCAAGGTTCGGGAAGTTGGTCAGGGCGGCGCCGACAATGCGGAGGACGGTGCCGTCTTGGGTGTGGTTGAAGACGGGAGAGAGGTAGCGATAGGCGCGCTCGCCCAAATGCTGCGCCGCCGTGGCCGTCCATTCGACCCGCCCCCAGATGCCGTTGGGTCCAATCTCAAGGCTGTCCCACTTCACCCACCCTGCGGCGGGGCGCGGCTTGACGTGCGGCGGCGCCAACTGGTTCTGGTGTTCGTAGTCCACCGGCAGATCGGCGCCGCGCTGGTGCGCCTTGGTGGCGGCGATCACCTGGGCAGCATGGGCCTTGTCCCGGACGGTGTACGGCCCGCGCCCATCGCGGCCCTGGACGGTGCCGAAGGGCAGCAGGTGAACCCTGTCGGGCGCTCCGGCGGCGAGGGTCATGGAACAAGTTGCGATCAGTTCGGTGGTCATGAAGCCCTCAGAAGGTTGTAGACGTGCCTTTCGGTAATCCCGAGGGAAATGGCGATTTCCCACACGGATTTACCGGCCTCTCTCAGTTTGATGGCTTCGTGCTTATTCCTGACTTTCCGGAACGAGTGCATCGTCGGAATGTCAATGCAGATGAAGTTGCGCCGCCGAAAAGCGTCAATGACCTTCTCTGCGTCTTCCTTTGGAAGAAGCGCATACAGCTTGTTTTTCTTACTTAACGAGGCCGCGTTGATTTTTATGCCACCACACTTCGAGACCACGGACATTGCGAATTCCTCGCCGTAATCCTCGATTAGGACCATGGCGGCATGAGGAACGTAGCCGTATCTGTCTCGCAAGGTGGTCATGGGCACTGTACTACTTCACCCTTGACGGCCCCTACTTGCTGAACCAGTTCAGTATCCAGCGGGACAAGGGCGGGAAATGCGTTGGGGCGGTCTGAGAACTGGACGAGAAACAGCCTCCCAGACCGAACCCTTTTCACCCTATTGCGTCGAAACATCGCCGTTAAACGGGTCTGCAACGGGGTTAGACGCCCGTTTCCCCTTCCGGGATGACGGAGTGCCGGAATTTCTCTTTCCCCCGTCCTGCGGCTTCCTGTCGAAGTTCCTGGCCTTCATCATCTTCAGTGCACCAATCACCTTCTGAGCCTCGTCGTAGCCGAGAAAGCGGATGGACGAACGATGGAAGGTGCGTTCCAGCCAGTGACCCAAGTTCAAGTCGCTGGCGTCCTCGCCCTTGTATTCGCTCCATAGGTCACGGATCAGTTCGACCTGGCGCGGTGAGGCCATGCCGGGCCGAACGCCAAAGCCGCTGGCGTGGGGCATGCCGACGTGTCCGGAGCGACGGGTTTCGCCTTCATGCCGGGGGTGCCGAACAGCGGCTTGGAGATGTTGGTTTGAGAGACCGGCGGCACCGGATCGGGCCGCGCGTCATCAACCCGTTTTTGGATGTTGGCGAGTTGCGCACCAACCATCAGCTTCCGGCCCTTCAACTCGCGCTTGGCGGCGGCCTTGATCTGGGCCTTGCCGCGCTCGTGCTGGCGGGCGTCCTCGGTGCTGTCGAACTTGCCAACCTTGAGGCAGGGCAGGCTTTCGACGATGACGTTGCCCTGGGCATCATGGACGATGACCGGCTTGCTACGGTCATTGGGGTCGAACAGCACGCAGAGCTTGCCGTTGCGATGCTTGAGCAAGGCGTCCTGATGTTCCCGCGACCACCAAGTGAAGCCATCCTTAGACAAGGCTCCGGTATCCTTTTGGGGCTTCAAATAGGCCATATCGAACATGAAGAACGCCCGCTGGGCTTGAGTGAGGTCGCGGCGCGGGCGTTGCTTGTAGCTTTCCTCGAACACCTGAGTGAATGAGAGCTTGCCCTTCGCCATTTCAGTGCGACGGCCTACCTGTTCATTGTGGGTGCGCAATTCGCGCTGGTAGACGGCCTCCGCCACATCAATGTCAACCGGGGTGCCGGTGAACTCTTCCGGCTTAGCGTCCGGCCTGTGGCCGCAATAGGCTCCCTTGAATTCAGGGAGCGTGTCGATCTGCTCGGCCACGTCGCGAAAGCCGCGTTCGATGGGCTTGGACTGGCCCCGGCGTGGTTTGGCAAAGCCGATCTTTGCCCCGATCAGGGTGATGATGCCCAGTTCCTCGTCATCGCCCTTGTTCCGGCCCCGGAAACGGGTCTTGGCCCCGCCGGAAATCTTCTTGCTGGCGAAGGCGCGGCCATTGTCGGTGCGCAGTTCGTCGAACAGGCCGAAGCGGTCGATGACATCAAGGATGACGGCCTTAGTGGTGTCCGCATCCTCGGTTTTGGCGAACCGCCAGTCCAGGATATAGCGGCTGTAGACATCCTGAAGGGCGATGACGATGGCGCGGCTACTGGTGCCATCTTTCCAGCGGACGAAGTAATCCGTCTGACGCCCATCGAGGTTGATGATCTGCATGGCCTGGAGATGCGCCACAGAGCGCTTCATCGGCGGGATGGTCTTATCCAACGCCTTGTCGCCGCTCTTGATGAGCGCTTTTTCCCCGGCGGGAAGCTCTTCCCACCGATTGCGCACCGTGCCATAGCAAGGCCAGTCCCAGTCGAACACTGCCGCCGCCTCTGCGGTCTTCCGATAGGCTTTGGACAGCGGCAGGCGCTTACTGCCTTCCTGAAGGACGGAAAGGCAATACGTCCAGGCTTCCTCGGACATTTCCGTGCGTGGGCGACCGCCCGTATAGTTTGCGGCAAGGACTGGAAGCCAGTTTGCACGAGCAACGTCGCGAACTTTGGCTCTAATTTTGTAGATATAGGCGGGGCTGAAGCCTGTTTCTTCACAGACCTCATCGGTCGCGGCCTTATTGCTTCTTCCCTGGGAGACCTTCTCATCGAATGCCGCCAGGGCGAACAATGCGCGCTTGGCACCCTCCTGGACTGTCAGAGACTTGCGGCCAAACTCAGACCAAAGCGTTTGATCGGGGCCGTCATCCTGGGTAACTCCATGGGCGCGCTGGAGGTAGGCCACCTGGGTTTCTGGTCGAAGGTCTTCCCAGCGAACAGCAACAGCCTCACCTCCGTTGCTTGGGACGGAAACGGTGGGGTAGCCAAATCGCTTAAGATGTAGCCGGACCCCACGGCCGGACTGCGGAAAGGTGTCGGTCGCGCTGATGCCGGTTGGGAGGCCGCAAAGCTCGGCGGCGGAGATGCTGTGGCACGCTATTGCGTTCATTCGTCACCTCGAAGGGTGATCGCCACCAGCCTAGCACGGAGTTGGATGGCCCTTGGGCCGTTCCACTTTCCGAGCAGGCAATCGCGTGCATTCTGACGATGGACGCCGTTTTCCTTGCACCATGCACCAAGCGAGCCCCCTTTCTTGACGAAAGCGGCCCGGATATCCCGGAGCAGCCCTTCTCCAGGGGCTGGGTGCAATTGCGTTGCGATTGTGGTATCGTCATGTTCCATACGAACAAGATAACGCGAGTTTGCGTGCCATGGAAGAAAAAAACGCCAAATCCGGCATTGCCGAGAGGCTTAAGCACGCGATAGCGCTGTGCGCCTCAGATTACACGCCCAAGCACGCAAAGTGGTCGCTTAAAATATTTTCTAAAGAGGTCGGAATACCATACCGTACCCTTCAAGATTATATCGCTGGCGCTAGGCTTCCTGGAGCGGATGCCTTGCAGAAATTTGCCACTAAAGGAATAGATATAAACTGGGTCCTTCTTGGGAATGAGCATGGCGATTACTTCCACCCAGAAGCTATAAAGATTGAAAGTGACGCCTTTCAGCCCGAAATGTCAGCCTTGCCACTTAATGATAATGAGGCGGTGGACATAATTCGAGCCATGGCATTTGATTACGCCGATAAAACAAACGAAGATGTAATTCGCAGGAGTGGAAGGTCATTGCCTCTACTTGCGTTAATAGAGCTTCACGAAACATTCACGGCAACAATAACGGTATCGTACCTTAGGACAATAGAGGCTGTGCCACATTTCCTGAAGAAGGGGATGACAAGGGTTGATATGCTCAAGGTTTTAGAGACAGCGATGGAGTTATCACTTTCCGATGCGGCAAAGGAAGTGGAATGTAAGTTTGATGGGTGGACAACAGCGATTTCTGGGTACGTGGATGAGGACGATGATCCCCATGGTTCTGGGCACGTAGACGATCAGACGCCTCCAGAATCGAGGGGAACCCCAGGCGACAAGTGATGTGAGATCGCGTGCCTCTCGCTTTATCTGGTCGTTTTAGGTCGGAACGGAACGCCAAGGTCGGAATAGGCGGTTCCGACCTTGTTGTGCTCCAATGGATGGCGCGCTCTCCCTGAAAGAGCCCCAACCCTCTGATTAAACAGCGTTGCAACGACCATGCAACGGCAGTTCAACCGCCCCCCTGATGCGACATTCCTCCGAAAAATGGGCTTTTTCGGCAGGGTCTCCACGATATTATTGAAATGCCGTTGGCCTATCTTATTGATTTTGTTTAATTTCAAGGTCGGATAAATTCCACGACGTTTTTTCCGCCCTCACTGGCTGGCCCGATTGAGGAGGTGATATGGAAAAACCGCGTATCCTGGTGCTGGCCAACACCTTTCCCGAGCTCTCCCAGACCTACACGCTGGTGGAGGTGGAGGCCCTGCGCGAACGCTTCGACGTGCTGGTGCTGTCCTTCTCCTACAGCCGTTTTCCCCACTACACCGACATTCCCCACATCCAGATCACCCGGGAGAACGAACGCCGGGTGATCGGCTTCCTGAAAGAGCGCTTCCGCCCGCGCATGGTTCACGGCCATTTCCTGTCCGACCTGGAGCGCATCGCGGCGCTGGCCGTCCTGCTGGACTGTCCCTATACGGTTCGGACCCATTCGCCCGATGTGATCTGGCCCGACCCGTTGCGCTGGAAGGCGATGCCCCGGCTGGTGGAGGACGAGCGTTGCCTGGGCATCCTCACCTTCCCCTTTTCGCGCCCTTGGCTGGAAGGGGCCGGCGTGCGGCCGGACAAGATCGTCGATGCCCTGCCGGTGGTGGACGTGCGGCGCTTTCATGACCGCTCGCCCAACGGCCAGGGCGTCATGCATCTGGGAGCCGGCGGCCGCAAGAAGGGCATGGACGAGTTCATCCGCCTGTCCAAGCTGGTTCCGGAAAAGACCTTCGACCTCTATGCCATCGGCGAGCGGGCCGAGGGCTGGAAGGCCTTCAACCAGGAGATCGGGGGGCGGGTGAATTGCCAGATTCCGGTGGATTTCCACGACATGCCCCGGGTCTACAAGGAGCATGAGTGGCTGGTCTATTTCACCAACGACCAGTTTCCCCTGGTGGGATGGCCGGTGGCCCTGGCCGAGGCCTGGGCCTCGGGCGTCGGGGTCTGCTTCCGCCCCATCCGCCCCGATCAGGCCGAGTATATCGGCGACGCGGGCTTCATGGTGAAGGATGCGGAGGAGGCGGCGAAAATCGTTCGCGGCCCGGTGCCGGAGGAGATGCGCGAGCGGGCCTTCCAATGGGCCGAGCGCTTTGATATCCGCCGGAACCTGCCGGTGCTCACCGACCTGTGGGAACCATACCTCGGGCGCGAGCCGCGCCCGCCCGAGGAACCGGCCGCCGAGGTGAGGACGCCGTCCCCTTCGCCGCTTCCGGTGCCGTCCCTGGTCGAGCTGGCGCTCAAGCGGCTGATGGACATCGCGGGCAGCCTGGGGGGGCTGATCCTGGCCGCCCCCTTGCTGCTGGCACTGGCGCTGCTGATTTCCGTGCAGAGCGGGGCCTCGGCCCTGGTGCGGCAGACCCGCCTGGGCCGGGGCGGGCGGCCATTCGCCATGTTCCGCCTGCGCAGTCTGGCGGGCGATGAGCCGGTCTACGGCACGCCCGCTAACCCGCCGCCACTGGGCATCGCCTCGCTGCGCTGCCTCGACGGGACCGAGTCTGGTCCGCCGCCCCGGCTATTGCCCATGGGGGGCTGGCTCCGCCGCACCGGCCTGGATGAGGTGCCGCAACTGCTCAACGTGCTGAAGGGCGACATGAGCCTGATCGGCCCACGTCCCGTGCTGCCGTGGGAGGTCGGGGCCTATGGGCCGAGCGCCGCCCTTCTCCATTCGGCGCGGCCGGGACTGATTGGCCTGTGGCAGGTGGAGCGCACCAATCCCGACGATCTGGCCGAGCGCATTCGCCTCGACCGCCAGTATCTGGAAGGCTGGACCCTGGGCCGCGACCGGGCGGTTCTGCGGCGGGCGGTGGGTAAGGTTCTGCGGCGGGGTTAGCGCCGCCGCCAGACGGTGACCTCGGAGAGGGTGTGCTGGTGCTTGCGCCGGGTCTCCCGGATGACGAACGGCACCGCCTGCGGCCCCTGGACCAGCTCGAAACGGGGAAGGAGCAGATCCTTCAGGCCGTCCAGGGTGGTGTAGGATTCCCCGTCCTTCTTGAAGCCGCCGATCCATTCCGAGCGCTTGGTATGCTCTTCCAGCCAGGTGTAGGGCGATGCCAGGACCAGCAGGCCGCCGGCATTGAGGCGGTTGGCCATCTCGCCCAGGAACAGGCGCGGGCTGTACAGCCGGTCGATCAGGTTGGCCGCCAGGATCAGGTCGAAACCGGTGAAGATTTCCTTCAGATTGCAGGCGTCGGCCTGCCAGAACTCCACCCGCCCGGCGGTCGCGGCGAGGCCGAGGGCCTCCAGCCGCCGCTCGTGGTAGGAGGAAAGTTCTCCTTCGTCGGGGATGGCGTAGCGCAGCAGGCCGGTCTCCGCCAGCCTGGCTCCGATTTGAATGAAGCGGGCCGAATAGTCGATGCCCGTCACCCGATTGAACGAGCGCGCCAGTTCGAAGGTCGCACGGCCGGTGGCGCAGCCCATGTCCAATGCCCGCTCGAAGCGGCCGTTGCCGTGGCGGCCATGGGCCTCCTCCGCAAGCTCGGCCAGGGCCTTGGGGAAGTTGGGAACGCCGAACGCCTCGTCGCCATAGTGGAATTCACAGTACTGCGCCACCAGGGTGTCGGTCTCATAGGCCGAAGCCGGCCGGGGGGGCGGCGTATCGCTCACCACGGTGCGGAAGCCGGCGTGCTGGAAGAAGTGGCGGCGAAAGGCATAGCGTGACGCCCGCCGGGATTGGTTGCCGCACGAGATCCAGCTCCCCCCCTTGATGATGGCGTGGCGATCATCGAAGGTGGGAACGGTGAAGTCGTCGTAGAGCGGGTGGACCCGAAAGCCATCGAAGGGGTAGGTGGGCGTCTCGCACCACTGCCAGACATTACCCACCACGTCGGTCATCTCGCCATGGGCGAAAGTGGTGACCGGACAGCTGGACGCCCAGTGGTCCAGGTGCAGGTTGCCGTCGGCCGGGGAATCATGGGGCACGTCGGACAGCCCGGCATGGTCGTAGAGGCGGTTCCATTCGTCCTCGGTGGGCAGCCGGAACGGTCGCCCCGTGACCTCCGCCTGCCAACGGCAGAAGGCGCGTGCCTCCAGGCAGTTGACCTCCACCGGCCAGTTCCAGGGCATGGACACTTCCTCGGCCAACAGGCGCAGCTTCCAATGGCGGCCATCGGGCACCCAGAAGGTGGGGTGACGGGGATGCGCGAAGCTCTTCCAGTTGCGTCCTTCCTCGTCCCAATAGCGGCCTTCGTCATAGCCTCCGGCCTCGACGAAGCCAAGGAACTCGCCGTTGCTCACCAGATGGCGGCCGGCCTGGAAAGCGGGAATATCGGCCATATGCTCGCCGTACTCGTTATCCCAGCCATAGACGGGTTCGTCGAAGCGGCGCCCCAGCCGGACCCGACCGGCGGGAATGGAGACCAGGGAATTGTCCGGGGCCGGGCCGGCGTGGCGACAAGGCGCCCAGGCCGGATGGGGCCGGACAAGAGCCGGATCGTGCTGGCGTATCAGCACCGAAGAGGTTTCCAGGTGGATCAGTTCGTGCTCGATACCCATCAGGATCACCCAAAACGGGTTGTTCCAGCCGATGGGCAGGGACAAGGGGGTCTCACGGATCACCCTGTCCACGACCTGGCGCACTTCACGGCGATAGGCCGCGACCTCGGCGACACTTGGCCAGTCGTAGCTGGTGTCGTCCAGGTCGTCCCAGCTCATCTCGTCGACGCCAACGGCGAAGATGGATTCCAGTCTGGGGTTGATGCGCCGGTCAATCAGCTTCGCCAAAATCAACTTGTTGATGAAAAAGGTGGCGGTGTGGCCAAAATAAAAAATCAAAGGATGACGCAGAGTAATGGGCTTGCGGTAATAGGCCTCGTCCCCTTGGATGATCTGGAACAGCGATTCGTAGGCATCGAACGAGGCATGGAAATAGGCTCGCAGTTCAGCGCGCTTGGCCTCGACGTCAGGGCCGGTCAGTTGTGGAGTGCGAGGGAACCGAGCCATTCTTTTCTCGCTGCGGGCATGACCAGTTCGTGAACGTGTTTCCGCCCGGAGACTGTGTCCGGTCTGACTTTGATGCCCGAAATGGGCTGCGATAGCAACATGGGCAGAGGTAAAGCCCTCGGCCTTGTGTATTTGGGATTTCGTGGCCCCCTACGGAAGCGGTCACGCCGGATGCGGTCGTGCTCCGGCGTGACCCGCCATGGAATCATACCGGGTGATCCTGGAAATCTCCCGCATGAGTCTTGGTCAGTGCAGGCTGGTATAAGGCTTGGGGAGGATGAGCGCGGGTGACCTGCCTTGGAAGTTTCATCCGGCCGTAAGTAGAGCCTTGGGCGAAGTTACGCCGTGTGGCGCGGTCTGAGCAATGGGGCCGGGCTCGGAGCCCCGGAGGGGCGGAGAGGCCGGCCCCATTGCTTTGAGTTTGGCAGCGTGGGCCGCCGGTGTCTGGTAGCCCAGGGCCGAGTGCGGCCTGGTCGTGTTGTAGTCGGCGACCCAGGTGGCGATGACGGCGCGGGCCTGGGCCATGCTGGTGAACACCGTTTCGTTGAGCAGTTCGTCGCGCATGCGGCCGTTGAAGCTCTCGACGAATCCGTTCTGCATGGGCCTGCCGGGGGCGATGTAGTGCCATTGCATGCAGTGGTCCTGCGCCCATTTCAGCACGGCGTTGCTGGTCAACTCGGTGCCGTTGTCGGACACGATCATCTCCGGCTTGCCGCACCGGGCCACCAGCGCCGTCAGCTCGCGGACCACCCGTACGCCCGAGATCGAGGTGTCGGGCACCGAAGCCAGGCACTCCCGCGTCCTCAACGTCGTCGACGATGTTGAGCACGCGGAAGCGCCGCCCGTTGTCCAACTGGTCATGGACGAAATCCAGCGACCAGCGGGCGTTGGGCTTGGCCTCCACCAGGATCGGCGCGCTGGGCTTGCCGATCAAGCCGGCCTTGCGCCGAGTGCGGCGCTTGCGCACCGCCAGCCCTTCCTCGCGGTAAAGCCGGTAGATGCGGGTGATCCCTGACGACTCCCCGTCGCGCCGCAGCAGGATGAACAGCCGTCGATAGCCGAACCGGCGACGCTCCTGGGCAAGCCCGCGCAGGCGGTCGCGCAAGGCACCTGTCGTCCGGCCGGATCGAGCGGTAGCGGATCATGGTGCGATCCGCTGCGATGACCGAGCAGGCCCGACGCTCGCTCATCTCGAAAGCATTCCGCAGATGGGCGACAGCTTCCCGCTTGGCGGCGGGCCCTACCATTTTTTTCCCAGAAGATCGCGGAGCGCGGCCTCGTTCAGCATGGATTCCGCCAGCAGCTTCTTCAGCCGGGCGTTTGCTGCGCTGCCCTTCGGGTCTCATCCTCAAGCGCCTTCAGCCGCCGCGCCTCCGACACCTCCAGGCCGCCATACTTGGCCTTCCATTTGTAGAAAGTGGCGCTCGAAATGCCGTGCCGGCGGCACACATCCGCCGTCCCCGCCCCGGCCTCCTGCTCCTTCAGGATGCCGATGATTTGTTCTTCACTGAACCTGCTGCGCTTCATGTCGTCCGTCCTCTGATGGGCCGGACTCTACTTCAAACTGGAGGAAGATTTCCAAGGCAGGTCAATCGATACCTGCCTGGGAAGCTTCGTCGGGCTGCTGGGAGGGATTTGCCTCCACAGCCCCCGGTTCCGGACCGTGGTGGGTGGCGGCATGCGCAGGCTCATCCCGTCCCGCTTCACGCCGTCTCAGTAGAAGCGGCGGCGTGCTCCCCGGCCCGATGGAGCCAGAAGTGAACGGTCGTCCCGACGCCCAGTCGCGAGTCCATCCAGATCCGCCCGCCGTGCCGGTCGATGATCCGGCGGGTGATGGCCAGACCGGTTCCCGTGCCGGGGTATTCCGCCTGAACATGCAGGCGTGAGAACACCACGAAGACCTTTTCCAGATAGGGCTCGTCGATGCCGATGCCGTTGTCGCGGATGGTGAAGTGCCAGCCCCCGTCCTCGGCCCGCGCCTCCACCTCGATTACCGGCGGCCGGTCGGGTGCGGCGAACTTGATGGCGTTGGACAGCAGGTTGATGAACACCTGCCGCAACTCCTGATCGTTTCCCAGGACCTCGGGAAGCGGCTTGATCCTGATCTCGGCCTTGGCCTGCTTCAGGCTGGCCTGAAGCTCCTCGCAGGCATATTGCAGGGCCGCCGCGCAATCGGCCGATCCCAGCGCGGTCGGCGAGTGACGCAGGCGGGAAAATTCCAGCAGGTCGAGGTTGAGCTGCCGGATCTTCATGGCGGCCTCGATGATAGTCGCCAGAATGTCCTTGGTCGCCGCATCGAGCTTTCCGGAAAGCTCGCGCTCCAGCAATTGAGTGAAACTGACGACGTTGCGGACCGGCTCCTGCAGGTGATGGGAGTAGATCTCGGAAAAGCGTTCCAGCTCGATATTGGCGTCGACCAGACTGTCGAGACTCTTCTGCAGCCGGGCCTCCAGTTCGTCCTTCTTGCGCCGTACCTCGATCTGGTCGAGCAGGAAGGAGATGTTGGCGGCCAGATCGTCCAGCAGGCACACCTCGTCCACGTCGAAGTAGCCCATATGGGCGCTGTATATGGTCAGGGCGCCGCAAGGAAGGCCGCCGCGGAACAGCGGAAAGGCGGCCGACGCCCCCCAGCCGTAGCGCCGCCCCCGCTCGTGCCAGGGCGCCGTCTGCGGATCGTTCTGGAAGTCGTTGCAGATCACGTGCTTGCCCAGGCGGATGGCCGTGCCGGTCGGCCCCCAGGAGCGGGGGTCGGCCGGATCGAGCCTGATGACCAGACCATCGAGATAGTCGCTGCCGTCACCCGACCATTTCGCCGGCCTGACCACGTCGCCGTCGGTCAGCCCGACCCAGGCCATCTTCATGCCGAAATCGGTCGCCACGGCGCAGACCCGCCCGAAGACCTCGTCATTGGTGGTAGAGCGCAGCAGTGCCTGATGAGCGGCGGTCACCGCCTGAAACAGCCGGTTGAGGCGGGCGATATGATTGATCGCGGCCTTGCCGGCGGTGATGTCGCGCACGATGCTGACCTTGTAGCGAACCCCATTCATCTCGTGG encodes:
- a CDS encoding sugar transferase translates to MEKPRILVLANTFPELSQTYTLVEVEALRERFDVLVLSFSYSRFPHYTDIPHIQITRENERRVIGFLKERFRPRMVHGHFLSDLERIAALAVLLDCPYTVRTHSPDVIWPDPLRWKAMPRLVEDERCLGILTFPFSRPWLEGAGVRPDKIVDALPVVDVRRFHDRSPNGQGVMHLGAGGRKKGMDEFIRLSKLVPEKTFDLYAIGERAEGWKAFNQEIGGRVNCQIPVDFHDMPRVYKEHEWLVYFTNDQFPLVGWPVALAEAWASGVGVCFRPIRPDQAEYIGDAGFMVKDAEEAAKIVRGPVPEEMRERAFQWAERFDIRRNLPVLTDLWEPYLGREPRPPEEPAAEVRTPSPSPLPVPSLVELALKRLMDIAGSLGGLILAAPLLLALALLISVQSGASALVRQTRLGRGGRPFAMFRLRSLAGDEPVYGTPANPPPLGIASLRCLDGTESGPPPRLLPMGGWLRRTGLDEVPQLLNVLKGDMSLIGPRPVLPWEVGAYGPSAALLHSARPGLIGLWQVERTNPDDLAERIRLDRQYLEGWTLGRDRAVLRRAVGKVLRRG
- the ovoA gene encoding 5-histidylcysteine sulfoxide synthase, yielding MARFPRTPQLTGPDVEAKRAELRAYFHASFDAYESLFQIIQGDEAYYRKPITLRHPLIFYFGHTATFFINKLILAKLIDRRINPRLESIFAVGVDEMSWDDLDDTSYDWPSVAEVAAYRREVRQVVDRVIRETPLSLPIGWNNPFWVILMGIEHELIHLETSSVLIRQHDPALVRPHPAWAPCRHAGPAPDNSLVSIPAGRVRLGRRFDEPVYGWDNEYGEHMADIPAFQAGRHLVSNGEFLGFVEAGGYDEGRYWDEEGRNWKSFAHPRHPTFWVPDGRHWKLRLLAEEVSMPWNWPVEVNCLEARAFCRWQAEVTGRPFRLPTEDEWNRLYDHAGLSDVPHDSPADGNLHLDHWASSCPVTTFAHGEMTDVVGNVWQWCETPTYPFDGFRVHPLYDDFTVPTFDDRHAIIKGGSWISCGNQSRRASRYAFRRHFFQHAGFRTVVSDTPPPRPASAYETDTLVAQYCEFHYGDEAFGVPNFPKALAELAEEAHGRHGNGRFERALDMGCATGRATFELARSFNRVTGIDYSARFIQIGARLAETGLLRYAIPDEGELSSYHERRLEALGLAATAGRVEFWQADACNLKEIFTGFDLILAANLIDRLYSPRLFLGEMANRLNAGGLLVLASPYTWLEEHTKRSEWIGGFKKDGESYTTLDGLKDLLLPRFELVQGPQAVPFVIRETRRKHQHTLSEVTVWRRR
- a CDS encoding ATP-binding protein; translation: MVLGPAAQFANDAILVIGLDGRLMEANERFLTLYGYRPEELCHLSLADLRSEAARMNLDADPRRIDELEAITFETEHRRKDGSVFPVEVSTRVHEMNGVRYKVSIVRDITAGKAAINHIARLNRLFQAVTAAHQALLRSTTNDEVFGRVCAVATDFGMKMAWVGLTDGDVVRPAKWSGDGSDYLDGLVIRLDPADPRSWGPTGTAIRLGKHVICNDFQNDPQTAPWHERGRRYGWGASAAFPLFRGGLPCGALTIYSAHMGYFDVDEVCLLDDLAANISFLLDQIEVRRKKDELEARLQKSLDSLVDANIELERFSEIYSHHLQEPVRNVVSFTQLLERELSGKLDAATKDILATIIEAAMKIRQLNLDLLEFSRLRHSPTALGSADCAAALQYACEELQASLKQAKAEIRIKPLPEVLGNDQELRQVFINLLSNAIKFAAPDRPPVIEVEARAEDGGWHFTIRDNGIGIDEPYLEKVFVVFSRLHVQAEYPGTGTGLAITRRIIDRHGGRIWMDSRLGVGTTVHFWLHRAGEHAAASTETA